Proteins encoded within one genomic window of Parolsenella massiliensis:
- a CDS encoding mechanosensitive ion channel family protein: MDDVLILGLTLPDFARRVAFLAIALLLAALASHALARALRRALDATDVPSASIFVNIGRGLVWALAVLSVLQPVFGIEPTAFVTALGVTSLALSLGLQDTISNLIGGLSLMVGRVVKPGDLVDVAGFVGEVTDVSWRATTVRNRLGDEQVIPNSVLNKTALEHLTLETESLCEVSLVAAHGADLAVVEGEILDAAREIRELLNPDIPPRVFFSGTDVYGVQCSVSLRLAPGALPAFTRNALVRRLAGRPWLARV; this comes from the coding sequence GTGGACGACGTTCTCATCCTTGGGCTCACGCTGCCAGACTTTGCGCGCAGGGTCGCGTTTCTCGCGATCGCGCTGCTGTTGGCGGCGCTGGCCTCGCATGCGCTCGCCCGCGCCCTGCGCCGTGCCCTCGACGCCACGGACGTTCCCAGCGCGAGCATCTTCGTGAACATCGGCCGCGGCCTGGTGTGGGCCCTTGCGGTCCTCTCGGTGCTGCAGCCGGTGTTTGGCATCGAGCCCACGGCGTTCGTCACGGCGCTGGGCGTCACGTCCCTGGCGCTGTCGCTTGGCCTGCAGGACACCATCTCCAACCTCATCGGCGGCCTCAGCCTCATGGTGGGGCGCGTCGTGAAGCCGGGCGACCTCGTGGACGTGGCGGGCTTCGTGGGCGAGGTCACCGACGTCAGCTGGCGTGCCACCACCGTGCGCAACCGCCTGGGAGACGAGCAGGTCATTCCCAACTCCGTGCTCAACAAGACGGCGCTCGAGCACCTCACCCTGGAGACGGAGTCCCTGTGCGAGGTGAGCCTTGTGGCTGCGCATGGCGCGGACCTGGCTGTGGTGGAGGGAGAGATCCTGGACGCTGCGCGCGAGATACGCGAGTTGCTCAACCCTGACATCCCACCCCGCGTGTTCTTCTCGGGCACGGATGTGTATGGGGTGCAGTGCTCGGTGAGCCTGCGCCTGGCGCCGGGAGCGCTTCCCGCCTTTACGCGCAACGCGCTCGTGAGGCGCCTTGCGGGCCGCCCCTGGCTTGCCCGCGTGTAG